In a genomic window of Sulfurisphaera tokodaii str. 7:
- a CDS encoding sodium:solute symporter family protein — MNNYNLNVDYVTVTVFLILFAIFTFLGFYGAKWRKGDLNKLDEWGLGGRRLGWLLVWFLLGADLFTAYTFIAVPSAFFATGSLYFFAVPYVAWGFGVAMLTMPKLWTVARNKGYVTAADYVKDRFNSKGLAIAVAITGAIAELPYIALQIIGMQAVIAILFIGLGITSTKLSSDLALLVAFIILAAFTFVSGLRGAALSGVYKDILVWITVLTTIGVVLAHYGNFQGALAIAHQVSPKVDFLDLPPKLFLAYWSLALGSTFALYLYPHAINGSLSAESRERLKIGTALLPLYGIGLALITLFGLLIFLVPNALKVVLTTKNGALTVPSLIAATTPDWFTGLAFTAIFIGGLVPAAIMAIGVANLLTRNVIGEFTKLSPTNEARLAKILSTVFKFIALAFVFIVPATYAIQLQLLGGIIVTQTLPAVFLSLFTDKLEKNSTLGGWAAGVISGVGLVVYVNLILEHYGSLKTSLFTTPLGPIYIALIALGINLLVTLIGSLVAYAKGWRPYRKISEKDFEVKEVAK; from the coding sequence ATGAACAATTATAATTTAAATGTAGATTATGTAACTGTCACTGTATTTTTGATACTTTTTGCTATCTTTACATTCTTAGGATTTTACGGAGCTAAATGGAGAAAGGGAGACTTAAATAAGCTTGATGAGTGGGGACTTGGAGGAAGAAGACTAGGGTGGCTACTGGTATGGTTTTTATTGGGGGCGGACTTATTTACAGCTTATACATTTATTGCTGTTCCTTCAGCATTCTTTGCTACTGGTTCATTATACTTCTTTGCTGTTCCTTATGTAGCCTGGGGATTTGGGGTAGCAATGCTAACGATGCCTAAGCTTTGGACAGTAGCTAGAAATAAAGGTTATGTGACTGCTGCAGATTATGTAAAAGATAGATTCAACAGTAAAGGATTAGCAATTGCTGTAGCAATAACTGGTGCTATAGCGGAATTACCTTATATTGCATTACAAATTATAGGAATGCAAGCAGTTATTGCCATACTCTTTATAGGACTAGGAATTACAAGTACAAAATTGAGTAGTGATCTAGCATTATTAGTAGCATTTATAATACTAGCCGCATTTACCTTTGTTAGTGGTTTAAGAGGTGCAGCGCTAAGCGGAGTTTATAAGGACATACTAGTTTGGATTACAGTGTTAACTACAATTGGAGTAGTATTGGCTCATTATGGTAATTTCCAAGGAGCGTTAGCTATAGCTCATCAAGTATCACCCAAAGTAGATTTCCTTGATTTACCACCTAAACTCTTCTTAGCTTATTGGAGCTTAGCACTAGGAAGCACATTTGCCCTATATTTATATCCACATGCTATAAACGGTTCGTTATCTGCTGAAAGTAGAGAAAGATTAAAAATAGGTACGGCATTACTACCTTTATACGGAATAGGGTTAGCATTAATTACGTTGTTTGGATTATTAATCTTCTTAGTACCAAACGCATTAAAAGTTGTATTAACTACTAAAAATGGTGCGTTAACAGTTCCTTCCCTAATTGCAGCTACAACTCCTGACTGGTTTACTGGTTTAGCATTTACAGCAATATTTATTGGTGGTCTAGTCCCTGCGGCTATTATGGCTATAGGCGTAGCAAACTTATTGACAAGAAATGTAATTGGCGAGTTTACTAAACTTTCGCCAACAAATGAGGCTAGGCTTGCTAAGATACTATCAACAGTATTTAAGTTTATAGCGTTAGCTTTCGTATTTATTGTTCCAGCAACATATGCTATACAACTTCAACTATTAGGCGGCATAATTGTGACTCAAACACTACCAGCAGTATTCCTTTCCCTATTCACTGATAAACTTGAGAAAAACTCTACTTTAGGTGGCTGGGCAGCAGGTGTAATAAGCGGTGTAGGGTTAGTGGTTTACGTTAACTTGATCTTGGAGCATTACGGTTCACTAAAAACCTCATTATTTACTACGCCATTAGGTCCTATATATATTGCTTTGATAGCTTTAGGAATTAACTTACTCGTAACGTTAATCGGTTCCTTGGTTGCATATGCTAAAGGTTGGAGACCTTATAGGAAAATAAGTGAAAAAGACTTTGAAGTAAAAGAAGTTGCAAAGTAA
- a CDS encoding cation:proton antiporter, whose product MNTNDIVILTLLELSILLTASQTVRLLTQKYYLPSIFAELLVGIILSPYAVGGIINEVFNVHLFDINSYLTLFANFSVILLIFAAGLSHGYKNLKSSGLLGFLAATFGAVIPTILVYFTFGIIYPSQVSALMGAASAATSLAATSSIIEDFKLYRRNFARIVISAAAIDDVVSLIILSVVLEILSIKILSFITIFYNISLTIISWVIVLFLSIIIIPRILKYIRDDLVNDVSLVILFLVVFLMILLGFEPIIAAFIVGIAVAESVKSSRITSFTSSLLAIFGPVFFIYVGMETPISIFINVDDVLLGLLMTFLAIIGKIAGIFPFAFLYTKDLKESFLASVGMLPRGEVGLIIATLGLSSAILDVNQFSQVVIMALLTTLIGGSLFSYLVRKWILEHSA is encoded by the coding sequence GTGAATACAAATGATATAGTAATTTTGACACTCCTTGAGCTTTCTATTTTACTTACAGCCTCTCAAACAGTTAGACTACTAACCCAAAAATATTATTTACCATCGATATTCGCAGAGTTACTAGTTGGTATAATTCTTAGTCCTTATGCTGTAGGCGGAATTATAAATGAGGTATTTAATGTGCACTTATTTGATATAAACTCGTATCTGACATTATTTGCGAACTTCTCGGTAATTTTACTGATTTTTGCTGCTGGTTTGTCACATGGCTATAAAAATTTGAAATCTTCTGGGCTTCTAGGTTTTCTAGCAGCAACATTCGGAGCCGTTATACCAACTATTTTAGTTTACTTTACCTTTGGTATAATTTATCCTTCTCAAGTTTCCGCATTAATGGGTGCTGCTAGTGCTGCTACAAGTTTAGCTGCTACTTCGTCAATAATAGAAGATTTCAAATTATATAGAAGAAATTTCGCTAGAATAGTTATATCAGCAGCAGCAATAGATGATGTAGTTTCCTTAATAATTCTTTCTGTTGTACTAGAAATATTAAGTATAAAGATTCTGTCATTTATAACAATTTTCTATAATATTTCATTAACTATAATTTCCTGGGTCATAGTTCTATTTCTTTCAATAATTATAATTCCACGAATTTTGAAATACATAAGAGATGATTTAGTTAACGATGTATCTTTAGTTATTCTCTTTTTAGTTGTTTTTCTAATGATTTTGTTAGGATTTGAACCAATTATAGCTGCTTTTATAGTTGGTATAGCTGTAGCAGAAAGTGTCAAATCATCGAGAATAACATCCTTCACTTCTTCCCTATTAGCAATTTTCGGTCCGGTATTCTTTATTTATGTTGGAATGGAAACACCAATATCCATATTTATAAACGTTGACGATGTATTATTAGGTCTTCTTATGACGTTTCTAGCAATAATAGGTAAAATTGCCGGTATATTTCCTTTTGCTTTTCTTTATACTAAAGACCTTAAGGAGTCTTTTTTAGCATCTGTAGGTATGTTACCAAGAGGAGAAGTGGGATTAATTATTGCGACATTAGGTTTATCTTCTGCAATACTTGACGTTAATCAATTCTCTCAAGTTGTAATTATGGCTTTGCTTACTACGTTAATAGGTGGTTCGCTTTTCTCATATCTTGTGAGAAAATGGATTTTAGAGCATTCAGCTTAA
- a CDS encoding molybdopterin-dependent oxidoreductase — MMIACTRDCYDTCIFDSNYKPLNIFPINGFTCSRGIADLKRNEINRVDSAYIEGKPVSIDEAVKYIVKKIKETKREEILHIDYDGNQGLLTWYYPARFWNAIGSSSTDYSICSAEGHEAIKIHYGTSFGALPEDFVRYNAVVFWGSEAVFSFIHGWRILSNKYKITIDVRMSETAKRSEKAYIINPASDAFLAIGVIKTLFYEGLYDPSMIDNVEILKNYVNSYDFSLIEETTGLSQEEIEELAELYYYYKPLTIIGFALGRTYNGGDAISLISLIPALLGMKRGFFYSNSQGWGIDFSYLRGLHIAKPSRIIGMAEVGKEVEKGNVKFLFTWNSNPIHSLPGSDKIKEAVEEGKLFLVSHDPFWNETTKIANVVIPAPTFLEKYDVVYSYWHSYLVYNEPIRPQRGITEVELMKKLAKEYGIISHPLIEENEWIAVDNAIRGTGVSLQELKDKKIVKMNKTIEVNKVKVEPLPKLTPPPKGVYLVFSSHPNHTNSQFKEIYSQMPIAYNNQLDGIGYLENSNGKVKVLLKKDESVPNNVVFMFKSSLIGLDDKPINSLIGSEKGKYGGTPLLNGHTVNIRLIK; from the coding sequence ATAATGATTGCATGTACAAGGGACTGTTATGATACTTGTATATTTGATTCTAATTATAAACCTTTGAACATTTTCCCTATAAACGGATTTACTTGTTCTAGAGGAATTGCAGATTTAAAAAGAAATGAGATTAACAGAGTGGACTCCGCTTACATAGAGGGTAAGCCTGTTTCTATAGATGAAGCCGTAAAGTATATAGTAAAAAAGATAAAAGAAACTAAAAGAGAAGAAATTCTTCATATTGACTATGACGGCAATCAAGGACTATTAACATGGTACTATCCTGCAAGATTTTGGAATGCAATTGGTTCATCATCTACTGACTATTCAATTTGCTCTGCTGAAGGGCACGAAGCTATTAAGATTCACTACGGTACTTCTTTTGGTGCGTTACCAGAAGATTTTGTTAGATATAACGCTGTAGTCTTTTGGGGATCAGAAGCCGTTTTCTCTTTTATTCATGGATGGAGAATTCTATCTAATAAATACAAGATAACAATTGATGTAAGAATGAGTGAAACCGCAAAAAGAAGTGAAAAAGCCTATATCATAAACCCAGCTTCAGATGCGTTTTTAGCAATTGGTGTTATTAAAACGTTATTTTATGAAGGTCTTTATGATCCTTCAATGATTGATAACGTCGAAATTCTAAAGAATTATGTAAATTCTTATGATTTCTCGTTGATAGAAGAGACTACTGGTTTATCTCAGGAGGAAATTGAAGAGTTAGCTGAACTTTATTACTATTATAAACCCTTAACAATAATTGGTTTCGCTTTAGGAAGAACATATAATGGCGGTGATGCTATCTCATTAATTTCTTTGATTCCCGCTTTATTGGGCATGAAAAGAGGATTCTTTTACTCAAACAGTCAAGGATGGGGAATAGACTTCTCCTATCTTCGCGGGTTGCATATAGCAAAACCAAGCAGAATTATAGGTATGGCTGAAGTAGGGAAAGAAGTTGAAAAAGGAAATGTAAAGTTTCTATTCACTTGGAACTCTAATCCTATTCATTCTTTGCCAGGAAGTGATAAAATAAAAGAAGCTGTCGAAGAAGGAAAGTTGTTTTTAGTTTCTCATGATCCCTTTTGGAATGAGACCACAAAAATAGCAAATGTTGTTATTCCAGCACCAACTTTTTTAGAAAAGTATGATGTAGTATATAGTTATTGGCACAGCTATCTAGTCTATAACGAACCTATTAGACCACAAAGAGGGATTACTGAAGTTGAATTGATGAAAAAGCTTGCAAAAGAATATGGGATTATTTCTCATCCTCTCATTGAGGAAAACGAATGGATTGCTGTAGATAACGCAATAAGAGGTACTGGAGTTTCTTTACAAGAATTAAAAGACAAGAAGATAGTTAAAATGAATAAGACTATTGAAGTTAACAAAGTTAAAGTTGAGCCTCTACCCAAACTAACTCCTCCTCCTAAGGGAGTTTACTTGGTCTTCTCTTCACATCCTAACCATACAAATTCTCAATTTAAGGAAATATACTCTCAGATGCCTATAGCATATAATAATCAACTTGATGGTATAGGTTATCTAGAAAATTCCAATGGGAAAGTTAAAGTACTTCTGAAAAAGGATGAGAGCGTACCCAACAATGTAGTTTTCATGTTTAAGAGTTCCTTAATTGGATTAGATGACAAGCCAATCAACTCGCTTATTGGTAGTGAAAAAGGAAAATATGGAGGAACTCCATTACTTAACGGGCATACTGTTAATATTAGATTAATAAAATAA
- the sul7d gene encoding Sul7d family chromatin protein: MVTVKFKYKGEEKEVDISKIKKVWRVGKMISFTYDDNGKTGRGAVSEKDAPKELLQMLEKSGKK, from the coding sequence ATGGTAACAGTAAAGTTCAAGTATAAGGGAGAAGAAAAGGAAGTAGACATTTCAAAGATAAAGAAAGTTTGGAGAGTCGGAAAAATGATATCATTCACATATGACGACAACGGTAAGACTGGTAGAGGCGCTGTAAGCGAAAAAGATGCACCAAAAGAATTACTACAAATGTTAGAAAAATCTGGAAAGAAATAA
- a CDS encoding M61 family metallopeptidase, translating into MRFIVTPRNRYIEVEGEGREGIITFPTWVPGSYFIREQERNVIFYDYGYQISKNKFWINGKFKYIYYANSKDQREVISLSDYLFINPVSLFPFQDLNEKYCVKINVKWPIHTTLRKEGEWYCGDNYDEFADSPIQASPHLKLIEIDEKHSISTIDDFTEVEKLRNVIRVIDSYLPDSLPNYIFFFRRSDKNLGGIEHKDSSAIVTTWDRKDLLWLFAHEYFHRWNIKRIKPKDLKIDYEHENYTELLWVAEGLTDYMAFLSLIESGVINANDALKAVANILQNLTFLGFKRMSIAESSKLTWIKLYKRDENYPNIGISYYDAGFILGLLMDFAIRENNECKKSIVDFFRELYKVGEYTYADVKEIAESLGFKNLDELVYKRNPPILEYLGRYMKIIFTDKDKPYYGIRVENNVITFIEDNSPADLAGLNIGDEIIAVDGIKKQIEVKEEVLLTISREGRLKEIKLRAGNNPGHRIRLIGEGKLFKCIFGEEKAEGESEQKIV; encoded by the coding sequence ATGAGATTTATTGTAACACCAAGAAATAGATATATTGAAGTTGAAGGAGAAGGTAGAGAAGGGATAATAACTTTTCCTACATGGGTTCCTGGCTCATATTTTATAAGGGAACAAGAAAGAAACGTGATATTTTATGATTATGGCTATCAAATTTCTAAAAATAAATTTTGGATAAATGGAAAATTCAAATACATTTATTACGCGAACTCAAAGGATCAAAGAGAGGTTATTTCACTGTCAGATTATCTTTTCATAAATCCGGTGTCCTTATTCCCATTTCAAGATCTAAATGAAAAGTATTGTGTAAAAATTAATGTTAAGTGGCCTATTCATACTACTTTAAGAAAAGAAGGTGAATGGTATTGTGGAGATAACTATGACGAATTCGCTGACTCACCTATCCAAGCATCACCACATCTAAAACTGATTGAGATTGACGAAAAGCACTCAATTTCAACTATAGATGATTTCACAGAAGTAGAAAAGCTTAGAAATGTTATACGTGTGATAGATTCTTATCTCCCAGATTCTTTGCCAAATTATATTTTCTTCTTTAGAAGAAGTGATAAAAACCTAGGGGGAATAGAGCATAAAGATTCTTCTGCAATAGTTACTACTTGGGATAGAAAAGATCTTTTATGGTTATTTGCTCATGAGTACTTTCACAGATGGAATATAAAGAGAATTAAACCGAAGGATTTAAAGATCGACTACGAACATGAAAATTATACTGAGCTACTCTGGGTTGCTGAAGGTTTAACTGACTACATGGCATTCTTATCTCTAATAGAAAGTGGAGTTATAAATGCAAATGATGCACTGAAAGCTGTCGCAAATATTCTTCAAAATCTCACTTTCCTAGGATTTAAGAGAATGAGTATTGCAGAATCATCTAAGTTAACTTGGATTAAACTCTATAAAAGAGACGAAAATTATCCTAATATTGGCATTTCCTATTACGATGCAGGATTTATTTTAGGACTTTTAATGGACTTCGCTATAAGGGAGAATAATGAGTGTAAAAAGAGCATAGTAGATTTTTTCAGAGAGCTGTATAAGGTAGGGGAATATACTTACGCTGATGTAAAAGAAATTGCTGAGAGCTTAGGGTTTAAAAACCTAGATGAATTAGTATACAAGAGGAATCCGCCAATTTTAGAATATCTAGGCCGTTATATGAAAATAATATTTACCGATAAAGATAAACCCTACTATGGTATAAGGGTTGAGAATAACGTTATTACGTTTATTGAAGATAATTCTCCAGCTGACTTAGCTGGATTAAATATAGGAGACGAAATAATAGCCGTGGACGGAATTAAAAAGCAAATAGAAGTTAAGGAAGAAGTTCTTCTTACTATATCTAGAGAGGGAAGATTAAAGGAGATTAAGCTAAGGGCTGGGAATAACCCTGGACATAGGATACGGCTTATTGGAGAAGGAAAATTGTTTAAATGTATTTTTGGGGAAGAAAAAGCAGAAGGGGAAAGTGAACAAAAAATAGTTTAG
- a CDS encoding PaREP1 family protein, with protein sequence MEELIKRAKEKGIDVEDVLIREISKEDPQEGIKLRLEIAEKYMNEAYEYLNKGDSIQASEKAYKVAEEVVKALAEKFNTEEYKQAITEGRWYTYLLVSTTNDLSKRLGDWVSDGWNAGYVLHVWGFHEGKLSVNKITVNMEKVKKMLENAKSILMS encoded by the coding sequence GTGGAAGAACTAATTAAAAGAGCTAAAGAGAAAGGTATTGATGTAGAAGATGTACTGATTAGAGAAATATCTAAAGAAGACCCACAAGAAGGAATTAAATTAAGACTAGAAATTGCAGAAAAATATATGAATGAAGCATATGAGTACTTGAATAAAGGCGACTCTATTCAAGCATCTGAGAAAGCTTATAAGGTCGCTGAGGAAGTAGTAAAAGCCTTAGCTGAGAAATTTAATACTGAAGAATATAAACAAGCTATAACTGAAGGTAGATGGTATACGTATTTACTTGTAAGTACTACTAACGATCTGTCAAAGAGATTAGGTGATTGGGTTTCTGACGGATGGAATGCGGGTTATGTCTTACATGTTTGGGGATTTCATGAAGGCAAATTAAGTGTTAATAAAATTACCGTAAATATGGAGAAAGTGAAGAAAATGTTAGAAAATGCAAAAAGTATATTAATGTCTTAA
- a CDS encoding OFA family MFS transporter, which translates to MGRGKYLAIGFVVMCFNSLYQYSWNALEPLLKEGFNVSLVQIALGFTLFSIFSSGFQPIGGHFADKSGPRKIGFISAILSAIGFLGTYFSPNIYFFYLAWSLGSIGEGILYGIAANLAMKWFRDRMGFATGIVSMGFGLGSAIANPFIALAGNYRIVTLTIGLTEVILLPLLLYFSEYPQNLAGQAPKQVILSLKFWLIYISFVGAVTPLTVMSSELPVLGKNLPQEELIALISILPLLSGGLRPLFGFIADRLGIVKTTLLLNVIITIGASFLLLNQLPVSVVLIGFAGGSMITLYFNVAGEIFGTRFSTINSGILYTGKALGGALGSVIFAIIYQLGLIYSEIYTVVLGLIGVLPLLAVFMMSIRKTPQKNK; encoded by the coding sequence ATGGGCAGAGGTAAGTACCTAGCTATAGGATTCGTTGTAATGTGCTTTAACTCCTTGTACCAATACTCATGGAATGCTCTTGAACCTCTGCTTAAAGAAGGATTTAACGTCAGCCTTGTTCAAATTGCTTTAGGATTCACATTATTTAGCATATTTTCCTCTGGGTTTCAACCAATTGGAGGACATTTTGCTGATAAAAGCGGACCTAGAAAAATTGGATTTATTTCAGCAATACTATCTGCTATTGGATTCCTAGGAACGTACTTTTCACCAAATATTTACTTCTTTTATTTAGCATGGTCATTGGGGAGCATAGGTGAGGGAATACTTTATGGAATAGCTGCAAATTTGGCAATGAAATGGTTTAGGGATAGAATGGGATTTGCCACTGGTATAGTATCAATGGGCTTTGGTTTAGGGTCAGCTATTGCGAACCCTTTTATAGCCCTTGCTGGGAATTATCGTATAGTCACTTTAACAATAGGTTTGACAGAAGTCATATTGTTACCACTACTCCTTTATTTCTCAGAGTATCCCCAAAATTTAGCTGGGCAAGCACCAAAGCAAGTTATCTTATCACTTAAATTCTGGTTGATATATATCTCATTCGTAGGCGCAGTTACACCCTTAACCGTTATGTCGTCAGAATTACCAGTGTTAGGTAAAAATTTACCACAAGAAGAACTAATTGCACTAATTTCAATATTACCTCTACTGAGCGGAGGTTTACGACCTTTATTTGGTTTTATTGCAGACAGATTAGGAATAGTAAAGACTACATTACTACTTAATGTTATCATAACAATAGGTGCCAGTTTCCTTCTTCTTAATCAATTACCAGTATCAGTAGTTTTAATAGGATTTGCTGGTGGTTCAATGATAACCTTATATTTTAACGTTGCCGGTGAGATTTTTGGAACTAGATTCTCTACAATAAATAGTGGAATCTTATATACTGGAAAAGCCTTAGGTGGGGCATTGGGAAGTGTTATATTTGCTATAATTTATCAACTAGGACTAATATATTCTGAAATTTATACAGTAGTTCTCGGTTTAATAGGAGTTTTACCACTTCTAGCTGTGTTTATGATGTCAATAAGAAAAACTCCGCAGAAGAACAAATGA
- a CDS encoding TIGR00266 family protein yields MPQYQIFGNDLQYLKVILAPGEGIYADAGHMIAKQASVTLQTRLRGGILSGLKRVLTGGSFFVTEFYGPGELYLSGIFPGKIIQIPLEGRGILAEAHTFLAAENSVNYDTQLAKLTAGWLGGEGLFLAKFRGFGNVFLHSYGDVIVRDLAPGEILQVEASHLMAFQEGMNYDVQLVGGLRSIFFAHEGLFFVTIQGPGRVWLHTLTAEQLASALIPFLPQGQQGGINLPF; encoded by the coding sequence ATGCCCCAATATCAAATCTTTGGAAATGATTTACAATATCTAAAAGTCATCTTAGCTCCAGGTGAAGGAATATATGCTGATGCTGGGCACATGATAGCAAAACAAGCTTCTGTTACGCTTCAAACAAGACTAAGAGGCGGAATACTCAGTGGATTAAAAAGAGTTTTAACTGGTGGCTCATTTTTTGTTACTGAATTTTACGGTCCCGGAGAGTTATATTTATCTGGTATTTTTCCGGGAAAAATTATCCAAATTCCTTTGGAGGGAAGAGGAATTTTAGCTGAAGCACACACTTTCCTTGCAGCTGAAAATAGTGTAAACTATGATACACAATTGGCAAAGCTTACGGCTGGATGGTTAGGTGGCGAGGGACTTTTCTTAGCTAAATTTAGAGGATTTGGGAATGTATTTCTACATTCTTATGGAGATGTTATAGTGAGAGATCTAGCTCCTGGAGAAATTTTACAAGTTGAGGCATCTCATCTAATGGCATTTCAAGAAGGAATGAACTATGATGTTCAGTTAGTGGGAGGATTAAGATCAATATTCTTTGCCCATGAAGGCTTATTCTTTGTGACTATTCAAGGCCCGGGTAGAGTATGGTTACATACACTAACAGCAGAACAATTGGCTTCAGCACTAATACCATTTTTGCCTCAAGGACAGCAAGGGGGAATTAATTTACCATTTTAA
- the proC gene encoding pyrroline-5-carboxylate reductase has translation MRVSIIGVGKIGYAILKGLKSLNVEIIGTGRSEETLDKIKKEGVEATRDNEYAIKKSDIIILAVKPQHFHSILDKVSKTAWEGKKVVSVMAGIRISTLTRLTNAKVYRAMPNINAVIGKATTALAEERDEEVERIFRTIGNVYWIPEELFDAWTAIIGSGPAFVAEIIDAFALGAVACGMSRELAYQAILDMVEGTVYTLRKDKTHPVLLRDQVTTPAGTTIRGLMVMESEGIKSAIIKTIEAAYQRSMAIGKEIDKMY, from the coding sequence ATGAGAGTAAGTATAATAGGAGTAGGTAAGATAGGTTATGCTATTTTAAAAGGACTAAAAAGCCTTAATGTTGAAATCATAGGTACTGGAAGAAGTGAAGAGACCTTAGATAAAATTAAAAAAGAAGGCGTAGAGGCTACTAGAGACAATGAGTATGCTATAAAAAAGAGTGATATAATTATATTGGCTGTAAAACCTCAACATTTCCATTCCATCTTAGACAAGGTGAGTAAAACTGCATGGGAGGGTAAAAAAGTTGTTTCAGTTATGGCTGGTATAAGGATTTCTACGTTAACTAGGCTGACGAATGCTAAAGTATATAGGGCAATGCCTAACATAAATGCGGTCATTGGTAAGGCTACAACAGCATTAGCTGAAGAAAGAGATGAGGAAGTTGAAAGAATTTTTAGGACTATTGGAAACGTTTACTGGATTCCAGAGGAATTGTTTGATGCATGGACAGCAATAATTGGTAGTGGTCCAGCGTTTGTTGCAGAGATAATAGATGCTTTCGCACTAGGTGCTGTAGCATGTGGAATGTCAAGAGAACTTGCCTATCAGGCAATATTAGATATGGTAGAAGGTACCGTATATACTTTAAGAAAGGATAAAACTCATCCGGTTCTATTGAGAGATCAGGTAACTACTCCTGCCGGTACCACTATTAGGGGGTTAATGGTTATGGAAAGTGAGGGAATAAAATCAGCTATTATTAAGACTATTGAGGCTGCATATCAAAGGTCAATGGCAATAGGTAAGGAGATCGATAAAATGTATTAA
- a CDS encoding nicotinamide-nucleotide adenylyltransferase, which translates to MRAVFPGRFQPFHLGHLAVIEWLLSKYDELIIVVGSGKDSHTIYNPFTAGERILMIKKGLKEFNVDFTRVIFFPIMDSFTSGLWIRNLELYSPKFDVVVSGNPLVISDAREAGYIVDLPPMFNREMYNATKIRKLMLENNESWSELVPKSVYSFIKEIKGDERLRDIARNDY; encoded by the coding sequence ATGAGAGCTGTATTTCCGGGACGATTTCAGCCATTCCACTTAGGTCATTTAGCTGTAATAGAGTGGTTACTCAGCAAATATGACGAACTAATTATAGTTGTAGGAAGCGGGAAAGATAGTCATACTATATATAACCCTTTTACAGCAGGAGAAAGGATCCTTATGATTAAAAAAGGACTCAAAGAATTTAACGTAGATTTCACTAGAGTTATATTCTTTCCAATAATGGATTCATTTACTAGTGGATTATGGATTAGAAATTTAGAACTATATTCACCCAAATTTGATGTAGTAGTAAGCGGAAATCCTCTAGTTATATCTGATGCTAGAGAAGCTGGATATATAGTAGATCTACCTCCAATGTTTAACAGGGAAATGTATAATGCTACTAAAATAAGAAAGCTAATGTTGGAAAATAATGAAAGTTGGAGCGAACTAGTTCCTAAAAGTGTTTACAGTTTTATAAAAGAGATTAAGGGGGACGAAAGATTAAGAGATATTGCTAGGAACGATTACTGA